A genomic segment from Spartobacteria bacterium encodes:
- a CDS encoding RNA polymerase-binding ATPase encodes MNKEKDTFMAGQRWVSTAEPELGLGTVLQHEFRRVNIVFTASGEVRNYALPNAPLSRVRYAVGDHVTDGAERSFIVESVTEEEGLITYHGSGMDLPEGALNDQLIFNRPQDRFANRDIDNSESFDLRLKSIECLHKYQSSPLRGLMGGRISLIPHQLYVVESVVNMTYPRVLLSDETGLGKTIEAALILHRKLMTGRVRRALILVPPALIHQWFVELLRRFSLRVAIYDEERCFAIERNLASDNPFLDDQIILCDINWLANAPNRAIQAVQAEWDLLIIDEAHHLEWTPEKDSPEYKLVEALAARSHGVLLLTATPEEMGCAGHFARLRLLDPDRYTTLEAFEAENEQYNALVPLIEKLTDGKKLTAKDKKQIEALGIDPDGDLPTIAGQVLDYYGPGRVIFRNTRRVIQGFPQRIPLPSPIKKEPRAREQWLKDFLNNHPDEKVLAIVHSKKEAIGFFDYIVKESGIAAGLFHEDMNLLQRDRQAAWFAQDDGAQLLVTSEIGGEGRNFQFAHHLVMLDIPENPEVVEQRIGRLDRIGQTEDIQIHVPYQTGTADELRMRWIHEALDTLSTPLSGAHELFTLFREPLQQLIETNAAKAAQTRFINKVRKEKKQVQERISHGRDRLLELHSYRAHDADHWVKALQEIDQDTTLENYFDQAFEAFGIHPSQMDNRCLLIEPDPLFSEAFPSFPDEGMTITFDRNTALAREDMGFVTWDHPLVHGAIERVLSAPGGNASLALWRSDVETRYLLEAVYVLEATTTTTDAHLYLPATPIHLYYHGRGRQWKGKVPKPEELTNISAPKEDEMTPFLSLMAPLVAKSEKKATKKAEIMRQEAIERLKTAETTEIERLKNLQQRNININDHELLHRAQRLADGINEIENAPLRLDALRWIWCMPEA; translated from the coding sequence CACCGCCAGCGGTGAAGTACGCAATTACGCTTTACCCAACGCACCGTTGTCCCGCGTGCGTTATGCCGTAGGCGACCACGTCACCGATGGTGCCGAGCGATCCTTTATTGTGGAATCAGTTACCGAAGAAGAGGGCTTGATTACCTATCACGGCAGCGGAATGGATCTGCCCGAGGGCGCATTGAATGACCAGCTTATATTTAATCGTCCGCAGGATCGATTTGCCAATCGCGACATCGATAACAGCGAATCCTTTGATCTCCGTCTCAAGAGCATTGAATGCCTGCACAAATACCAGTCATCCCCGCTGCGCGGGTTGATGGGTGGACGCATTTCCCTTATTCCGCATCAGCTGTACGTCGTGGAATCGGTCGTCAACATGACCTATCCGCGTGTATTGTTGTCGGACGAAACCGGCTTAGGCAAAACCATCGAAGCCGCCCTGATTCTCCATCGAAAACTCATGACCGGACGCGTACGTCGCGCTCTGATACTTGTGCCACCCGCCCTGATTCATCAGTGGTTTGTGGAACTGCTGCGCCGCTTCTCCCTGCGCGTGGCGATCTACGACGAAGAACGATGCTTTGCCATCGAACGTAATTTGGCCAGCGACAATCCTTTTCTCGATGATCAGATCATTTTGTGCGACATCAACTGGCTGGCCAACGCACCGAACCGAGCTATTCAGGCCGTTCAAGCCGAATGGGATCTGCTGATTATCGACGAGGCACACCATCTGGAATGGACCCCCGAAAAAGACAGCCCCGAGTACAAACTGGTCGAAGCACTGGCCGCACGCAGTCACGGCGTACTGCTGCTCACGGCTACCCCCGAAGAAATGGGCTGTGCCGGGCATTTTGCCCGTTTACGCCTGCTTGACCCTGACCGCTATACCACACTGGAAGCCTTTGAAGCGGAAAACGAACAGTACAATGCTCTCGTCCCCCTCATCGAAAAACTTACCGACGGCAAGAAGCTCACCGCAAAAGACAAAAAACAAATCGAAGCACTGGGCATTGATCCCGACGGCGATCTGCCAACCATAGCCGGCCAAGTGCTGGATTACTATGGCCCCGGACGCGTCATTTTCAGAAATACCCGTCGCGTCATACAGGGATTTCCCCAACGTATTCCCCTGCCCTCCCCCATTAAAAAAGAACCGCGTGCACGGGAACAGTGGCTTAAAGATTTCCTGAATAATCACCCGGATGAAAAAGTTCTGGCCATCGTGCATTCCAAAAAAGAGGCCATCGGCTTCTTCGATTATATCGTCAAAGAAAGCGGCATCGCCGCCGGTCTGTTCCATGAAGACATGAATTTACTGCAGCGTGACCGGCAGGCCGCCTGGTTTGCACAAGACGACGGCGCACAGCTTCTGGTCACCTCTGAAATCGGCGGAGAAGGACGTAATTTCCAGTTTGCCCACCATCTGGTCATGCTGGATATTCCGGAGAATCCCGAAGTCGTGGAACAGCGTATCGGGCGACTCGACCGCATCGGCCAGACCGAAGATATCCAGATCCATGTGCCCTATCAAACCGGCACCGCCGATGAACTGCGGATGCGCTGGATTCACGAAGCACTGGACACCCTGAGCACCCCGCTATCCGGAGCCCACGAACTATTCACCCTGTTCCGCGAACCGCTGCAGCAGCTCATCGAAACCAATGCGGCCAAAGCCGCGCAGACACGCTTTATCAATAAAGTCCGCAAAGAAAAAAAACAGGTGCAGGAACGCATTTCCCACGGGCGCGACCGCCTGCTGGAACTGCATTCCTATCGTGCACATGATGCCGATCACTGGGTAAAGGCACTGCAGGAAATCGACCAGGATACCACACTGGAAAACTACTTTGATCAGGCATTCGAGGCCTTTGGCATTCATCCCTCACAGATGGACAACCGATGCCTGCTGATAGAACCCGACCCCCTCTTCTCTGAAGCTTTTCCCTCCTTCCCCGATGAAGGCATGACCATCACTTTCGACCGCAACACCGCACTGGCCCGCGAAGATATGGGTTTTGTCACATGGGATCATCCCCTGGTTCACGGGGCTATCGAACGCGTCCTGTCCGCACCCGGCGGTAATGCATCGCTAGCCCTCTGGCGCAGCGATGTGGAGACACGCTACCTGCTGGAAGCCGTATACGTCTTGGAGGCTACCACCACGACCACCGATGCGCATTTGTATCTACCTGCCACCCCCATTCACCTCTACTACCACGGACGTGGCAGACAATGGAAAGGCAAGGTTCCCAAGCCCGAAGAATTAACCAACATCTCGGCGCCCAAAGAAGATGAAATGACCCCCTTCCTATCGCTGATGGCACCGCTTGTCGCCAAATCAGAAAAGAAAGCGACAAAAAAAGCCGAAATCATGCGGCAGGAAGCCATCGAACGACTCAAAACCGCAGAAACAACGGAAATCGAACGCTTAAAGAATCTGCAGCAGCGCAATATCAACATCAACGATCACGAACTGCTGCATCGAGCACAGCGTCTAGCCGACGGAATCAACGAAATCGAAAACGCTCCGCTCCGCCTCGACGCGCTCCGCTGGATCTGGTGCATGCCCGAGGCCTAA